The segment CGGGTGTTTGATTGCATCAGTCATTTCGGACACGGGATTACAATCGGAAGCGAGATGTCGGGCGGTGTAAAGGATGTTCGTATCTGGAACTGTGATATGGGCAATTCCCTTTACGGTATCGAAATCAAAGGCACAAAAAAAAGAGGCGGCTATGTCCGGGATGTTCATGTAAGCTATTCTAAAGTGTGCAGAGTGTTGATGCATTCGGTGCTTTATAATGATGATGGCGAAGCTGCACCTGATGTACCGGTGTTTGAAGATTGTACATTCGAAAATATGACCCTGACTGCCAAGGCGCGCAACAGTAAAGACGAAATAGAATATTGCGGAGCCATTGAGCTTTCGGGCTTTGATGTGCCGGGTCACTATATAAAAAATGTAAAGTTTAAAAATATTTGCATTGATAACGGCGAAGACAGCAGACGACAGACCATCTGTTTACAATGCTTAGAGAACGTAAGTTTTGAGAATATCAGCTGTCGTTAATTTAGATGATAGAATGAAAAAAGTTATTGTGATACTTTTATGTTTGCTGTTGCTTTTTGTGGCAGTACGCATTGGGACATCGGTATATGAAAACCACACCCGGGGAACAAAAATAAATGAAACGCTTATAGAGGAAACAACATGAGGAAAAATAAAATTATGATAGCGACTCTTGCGGCAATCGCAACGCAGGTGATATTCGGCTTCAGCTTTATGTTTACGAAAATTGCACTCCGGTATGCATCACCCTTTACTGTAATTGCAGACCGCTATATTATAGCTCTTGCAGGGCTTACACTTGTGGTGCTGTTTTCACGCAGAAAAATTAAAATCAATAAAAATATATGGAAGGTTGCTCTGATGGCGATTTTTCAACCTGTTTTGTATTTTCTGCTGGAAACCTACGGCATTAAGCTGACCACTTCGGCATTTTCTTCTGTAATCATTTCACTTACGCCGGTGGTTACCGTGTTGCTTGGTATTTTCTGTCTGCGCGAAAAGCCTGTATTTACCCAGTATGTGTTCATGCTTTTGTCGGTGGCAGGGGTGGTTCTTTTGTCCTGTGAAGGGCGGTCGGATGGGGTAGTGACCTTAGCAGGGGTGCTCTGCCTTTTCGGGGCGTTGCTTTCAAGCTCTGTGTACATGATTCTGTCTCGTAAGCTTTCCGCAGAATATTCGGCATTTGATCGAACCTATGTCATGGCGGTGGTCGGTACTGTGGCTTTTGTGATGCTGGCGCTGTTGGAAAACAGACATGCACCATTAAACCTGGTTCGTCCTTTTATGCAATTGCCTTATATGCTTTCTCTGCTGTATCTTGGTGTTTTATCCTCGGTAGTGGCGTTTTTGTGTCTGAATTTTGCAAGCTCGCATCTGCCGGTCGCAAAAACAACCGTTTTTTCGGGACTGAATATGCTGGTTTCGGTATCGGCAGGCATTTTGTTTCTGCAGGAGCCATTCTCTTGGGAGACTGCCGTTTCGGCAGTTATGATTTTGGTTGGTGTATGCGGCGTGCAAGTTGTGAGCGTCGAAAAATGCAAAAAATAAAGAAAAAAACGAAAAAAACACTAAATTTTGAAATTGTGCTTGACAAAACTTGCATTTTGAGGTAAAATTGAATTACTATTATGTTTGGAGGTTTTTACCATGAAAAAATTATTATGTATTGCGCTTGCGGCTTTGATGTGCCTCGGCCTCGTAGCATGCGGCGGAAACGAAGCAGATTATGTCATTGCAACTGACAAAGGCTTCAGTCCTTTCGAATTCCAGGATGCTGACGGCAACATTGTTGGTATCGACATGGATATCTTAGCAGCAATCGCTGAAGATCAGGGCTTTACCTATGACTTGCAGTATGTTGGCTGGGATGCAGCAATCGCAGCTTGCCAGGCTGGTCAGGCTGACGGTATGATTGCAGGTGCTTCTATTACCGAAGAAAGAAAGAACAGCGGTTGGATTTTCTCTGACGGTTACTATGATGCAACTCAGGGTATGGCTGTTGCAAAGGATTCTGATATCAAAGGCTTTGAAGATATGAAGGGCAAAAAGGTTGCTGTTAAAAACGGTACCATGAGTAACGAATATGCTGAAAGCATTAAAGACGAATATGGCTTTGAAGTTGTAACCTTCTCTACTTCTCCTGATATGTATCAGGCTGTTGAAGGTGGTCAGGTTGATGCGTGCATGGACGATACACCGATTTTGAAGTACAGCATCAAAACAGGTGATCTGAACATGAAATTTGTTGAAGGTACTGAAAATGATCCCGCACAGTATGGTATGGCAATTTTCGATGATGCAAATCAGGAATTGATTGACCGCTTCAATGCAGGTTTGAAGAACATCCGTGCGAGCGGTGAATACGATAAGATTATCGCTAAATATCTCGACTGATAAAAACAATATTAAAAAGGGCATTGCTTCGCCGATGCCCTTTCAATTCATGTATAGGGGGATTTTGACTCCATGAACCAAATCATAAATACCTATGGGTCGTTACTTTTATCTGCAATGGGACAGACGTTGCTCCTCGCACTTTGCGGATTGCTTTTCGGCTGTATTTTGGGCATTGTGTTCGGCCTGATGAGTGTCGTAAAAAGCAAGGTCTGCAGAGTGATTTCAGCGGTCTATGTGAATTTAATCCGCGGTGTTCCTATGATTGTACTGGCATTTTTCGTGTTTTACGGTGTTCCGTACGGCTTAAGAACCATGTTTGATGCGCGGTTTGTTTTAACTGCGTTGCAGGCGGGTACAATCTGTCTTGCATTAAACTGCGGTGCATATATGTCTGAAATTATCCGCGCTGGTATTCAGTCTATTGATCCGGGCCAGATGGAAGCGGCAAGAAGTCTTGGACTTTCTTACTGGCGTTCGATGTTCCGTGTTGTATTGCCTCAAGCAATTAAAAACATGATCCCGAGTATTGTAAACCAGTTTATTATAACCTTAAAGGATACCTCCATTCTTTCGGTTATCGGTTTCCCGGAGCTTGTAAACAAAGCACAGAACGTTATCGCAATTACATTTAAATCTTTTGAAACCTGGGCTATTGTAGCGGTTATGTATCTGGTGGTTATTTTAACTCTCCAGCAGGTTGCAAAAATGTTGGAAAGGAGACTCAGCCGTGGCCGTTAATCGTAATGAAATTAAAATCCATGTAGAGGATTTGCATAAAAAATTCGGAAAACTGCACGTGTTGCAGGGAATTTCCACAGATATTTACGAGGGTGAAGTGGTTTGTGTTATCGGGCCGTCCGGCTCTGGTAAATCCACATTTTTACGTTGCCTGAACATGCTGGAGGAATCCACCTCCGGTGTGATTGAAGTACACGGTCAGCAAATCAATCAAAAGCATGCAAATATCAATAAATTCCGAGAAAATATCGGTATGGTATTTCAGCATTTTAATTTGTTTGCCAATATGAACGTGCTCAGGAACCTGATGCTGGCACCTGTTGACTTGAAAAAAGCAACTAAGGAAGAAGCGAAGGAAAAAGCCATGGAACTTCTGGAAATGGTTGGTCTTTCGGATAAAGCGGAAAGTTATCCTTCACAGCTTTCGGGCGGACAAAAGCAGCGTGTGGCAATTGCCCGCGCCCTTGCCATGAATCCCGATATCATGCTGTTTGACGAGCCTACAAGTGCGCTTGACCCTGAAATGGTCGGCGAAGTACTTGCCATTATGAAACAGCTTGCCAAAGAGGGTATGACCATGGTTGTGGT is part of the Clostridia bacterium genome and harbors:
- a CDS encoding DMT family transporter; this translates as MRKNKIMIATLAAIATQVIFGFSFMFTKIALRYASPFTVIADRYIIALAGLTLVVLFSRRKIKINKNIWKVALMAIFQPVLYFLLETYGIKLTTSAFSSVIISLTPVVTVLLGIFCLREKPVFTQYVFMLLSVAGVVLLSCEGRSDGVVTLAGVLCLFGALLSSSVYMILSRKLSAEYSAFDRTYVMAVVGTVAFVMLALLENRHAPLNLVRPFMQLPYMLSLLYLGVLSSVVAFLCLNFASSHLPVAKTTVFSGLNMLVSVSAGILFLQEPFSWETAVSAVMILVGVCGVQVVSVEKCKK
- a CDS encoding transporter substrate-binding domain-containing protein, whose amino-acid sequence is MKKLLCIALAALMCLGLVACGGNEADYVIATDKGFSPFEFQDADGNIVGIDMDILAAIAEDQGFTYDLQYVGWDAAIAACQAGQADGMIAGASITEERKNSGWIFSDGYYDATQGMAVAKDSDIKGFEDMKGKKVAVKNGTMSNEYAESIKDEYGFEVVTFSTSPDMYQAVEGGQVDACMDDTPILKYSIKTGDLNMKFVEGTENDPAQYGMAIFDDANQELIDRFNAGLKNIRASGEYDKIIAKYLD
- a CDS encoding amino acid ABC transporter permease, with translation MNQIINTYGSLLLSAMGQTLLLALCGLLFGCILGIVFGLMSVVKSKVCRVISAVYVNLIRGVPMIVLAFFVFYGVPYGLRTMFDARFVLTALQAGTICLALNCGAYMSEIIRAGIQSIDPGQMEAARSLGLSYWRSMFRVVLPQAIKNMIPSIVNQFIITLKDTSILSVIGFPELVNKAQNVIAITFKSFETWAIVAVMYLVVILTLQQVAKMLERRLSRGR
- a CDS encoding amino acid ABC transporter ATP-binding protein, with translation MAVNRNEIKIHVEDLHKKFGKLHVLQGISTDIYEGEVVCVIGPSGSGKSTFLRCLNMLEESTSGVIEVHGQQINQKHANINKFRENIGMVFQHFNLFANMNVLRNLMLAPVDLKKATKEEAKEKAMELLEMVGLSDKAESYPSQLSGGQKQRVAIARALAMNPDIMLFDEPTSALDPEMVGEVLAIMKQLAKEGMTMVVVTHEMGFAREVADRVLFMDEGVIIEEGTPEEIFNNPKHPRTIDFLNKVL